The Macaca mulatta isolate MMU2019108-1 chromosome X, T2T-MMU8v2.0, whole genome shotgun sequence DNA window GGAGATTTGAATGGGGAAAAATCTGCTTCCAAGCTTACTCCGGTTGTCAGAATTAATTTCCTTGTTGTAAGACTGAGGATTCCAGCTTCTTGATGGCTGTTGGTTGGAGGCTGTCCTTGGTGCCTACAGGTCACCAGCAATTCCTAGAGCAAGCTTGTCTAACCTGTGGCCTGCGGGCCGCCTGCAGCCCAGggcagctttgaatgtggcccaacacagaTTCGTAAACATTTTTGGCGAATTTTGTTTAGCTCATCAGGTATCGTGTTCGTGTATTTTGTgtgacccaagacaattcttcttcttcaaaTTTGGCCCacggaagccaaaagattggacacctctGTCCTAGAAGCTGACCACAGTTTCTGTTACATGGGCTTTCCCAACATGGCCACTTAGTGAATCAAGACAGCAAGAAGATCTCAGAAACAAATCTGCTAGCAAGACAGACTCAGATATAATATAAAGTAATTGCAGGAGTGTGACATCTCATCACCTTTATtgtattctattcattagaagcaagCCACAGGTACCATACTCATTGAAGGGGAGGGCATTATATGAAGGCGTGAATACCAAGAGATGGGAATGATGGGAGCCACCTTAACATCTGTCCACCACACTTTGCCTTCCTCACTTCTTAAAGGTGTATCTCCTGAGCACATGCCCCAATAAACCTGCTGTATGCAGCTACCTATCTTAGAGTTTGTATGCAAGGAGGCACACTGGAGGCAGGGAAGTGAGTTAGAGACTACTGCTGTAACTTTAACTATGGGTGATAGTGGTGGGAAATTGAGtagcaaattttattttcattaataaatgtATAATCCTTGTTCTTAGAATTTAGAATTATTCATGCCCTATCTGGAAATAGAATCAACCTAAAAACTACAAGGTGTCTTCAAACAAGGATacacacaacaaaaataattcatttctagGGCTGTAGAGCAGACTAAAGATAACCAATAAAAACAAGACTATGTTCCAcagtgtgaaaataaatttcagaccGCAATCAGTCATACAATCAAAAAGAGATGATTATTACTTTATTAAGTTAGCACAGATTGGACTTTTACAAATTGTAGAAATGGTAAACAAATAGAATTATCCTATTAGGGGCtgatattcagaaaatatataagCAACTGTTGGTGTGATAACAGGATAAAATTCTACCCTGTATATCAATACTTTCATTTTTAGCCATCCATTTACAATAATTACTTCTCACTTTTGTTTACTTAGTCATATGCAGAGTGATATAAGTGATCATCAAAAAGGATCCATTTTCAATGATTTCTACACCATGTTATATGTATTCTCCActggaaaatttatttttccttaggtCTTTGAAgtgtgaaaatatatatatagtcctGATCTTATTTCTAAAAATGCTTAAATCAATAACTACAAATACCACATGACCACATTTATACACTATAttgtcagaaaaatattttagaatattttgagTCGCCAATAGCTTATGATTTCAGTGGTGTTTGTGGGTATAATTGATTGCTTTTCAGTTTCAAGCACATTCAAAATTTATTACAAAAGAAGAATGGTGAAACAAAATATATGATCTGCTCTTGGTATTTCAGGATGCTCAGCAGTCACACAGAAACAAATGTTTAATTTCTTGAGGAAGCAGAACAACAGCCCTTCAGAGAGGGGTGAGCCTCTCATCCTCTGTCATGAAGGCATCATTAATGTGCCCTCCCTTCATGTCCAGGGGATCACAGGGGATGCCATTTTCAATTGTGTTCATGTTTTCACACTTATCTTCAGCGTCATCCACTTCAGATGGTTCTTTGTTCTTTCTAAAAGCACATAAAAAAGAGTGATTGGCTTCTAGAAGGACCATAACCATGGTTGCATATGGTCTTCTGTACGAACATGGAGAACAGGAAGGGAACAGGAACCTTAGaacaatgaaataattaatgATATTGTGTAATTTTCAAACAAATTTCAAAGACCATAAAGAGTTGGTGAGGTGAAAAGATACTATCAAGGTGAGAAGTCTGTATAGATGACATATACATAGTGATCAAAACAAGTGGTCTTATTTAGAATACTAAAATCAATATAGATGAATATGTATATGAATGAATATgagtgtatatgtacatatatacacatagacattcacacacacaaattgcATGAAGTAATGTGAATAAAATGTATAGTAAATTCGCAAGTTTAAAATCCATCTCTAGGAGAACAACTCAATAACAATTGAATTGTTAAAAGTAATAAATTCCTCTCATGGGATTTGACAAATTAATGGTCTGAAAATGTTGagtgaaaaacaaatagaaatgagCTATCAGAAAGCAAATTAACATTACTTGGTAGAAAATAAGTACTATAACTTCAGAAATTGCTGCTTGGCTCTACTCATTACAAAATAGTTGTGTTAATTTGCAAGTCACAATTTCGGAACTCAGAGCACATTTTCCCTAACTACTTTACAACCTGTAGTTATAATTCCAGGTCACTCCAAAAATTCCATATGACAGGATAAATTTTTGAGTTTCTCATAGTTTCACCCTTTGTAGACCTTGCTCACTCCAACCCAAGTAATATGCAGATCTGTAATATTTCTTTGGAGTGTGGAAAACTGTAGACTCAAATTCAAAGGGTTTTCCTGTCTTTTGTGAAAGACTAAAACAATGAGACAATTATGTTTGATATCatgcagtaaaagaaaaaagagaggtgGGTGCCTCTAGGCAACCAAAAGAAGGAGGGGTTTCCCTAAGGCTTATCACAGGTTGGATGCTGGAGCACCACTCCATGGTGACACCATAGAGGAATGATGTTAGGCATGAGGCTCCTGGACTTGCAAAGGATTCTCTTGTCCCACGAATTTGTGGAAATGCCAAATAGCAGAAACGAAGAGATCATCTGGCTGAGATGTTAGGCACTGCAGTAGTGACCAGGGTAAAGTCCCACCACTATGGGAGTCCCTCAAGACCTTGGTGAGTCTCTAACAGGTGAGGAGATGGTGAAGGTACCCCAATGATGACTGAGATGGAATTCTTATTAGTCCTGCATGAGAATGTGCTTTAAAGAAGATGGTGGAAGaaagtggagaaaagagaaagcccTTTTTTTATAGAAGAATGCCAACGAATATAGAAAGAGTAATAGGAACAGAAACTCACCactataataataattgattCTGATGATGATTATCAATGGATACTAAACCATTATGTGAGGGATGGTTGGAGAACAGGATATTCACATGGTCTCAAGATATCACCCCCATAagcaaaatattaattataaaaagaCACTTGTATTTTGCCAAAAGAGAAATCTAGTGAAAATTTCCAACAATGAAAAAAACTGACAAGTCTGTCCTGATGTGATACACTGAGTAAATCACATATATGTTTTTCCTGTGTTCCAGCCCCACCCCTTCCAATTTGTTTTGACCTGAATCTCATAATGAGGAGCTTAATCAGAAAAatccaaatttaaaaatgttttgcaaaaCAGCTGATCTGGACTCAGCACAGAGTAGGCATTCAACTCTATGGGTGGATGAATCAATGAAAGTAGATTAATGGCTGACTGGCTGGATAATAAATATATGGATGGGTAGAAGATGGGTGGGTGGCTGAACAAATGATGAAGGGTggatgtataaaataataaatgaatgtagTTCAATTGCTGGTTGGCTAGATGATAAATTAACggctggctggctgactggatggatggatggatggatggatggatggacagatgataGATGGTAGACTGAACAAttagatgtatgtatgtatggacTAACGTTGTAGGTAAAGTTACTCAGGCAGTAGCCCTAGGTAGACCTTGAATGGGCTTTACCAcaagaaataaggaaggaaggaaggcaggaagaaaggaaggaaggaaggaagggaatttTACACACAAGAAATTTCTTATATCTCttgtattttaggctttgctgatgggttattaaataatttcaaatagttgttcatttaaaacaaagataaagtaGAATTCCCATTCTGTAGATCCCAATGTCAtcatttgaaagtattttatcATTGCATATGCCACCATTAAATATCACAATTAGACACAATAGGCAATCACTGAATTGCAGATgccacattttaaacatttattaataaaacttCTGGCCCAATGCTGGGTTGAAAGTCAGGAGTTGTGGTCCTAGAGACCTAGTGAAAGACAGGCTGCTATATTTTTCCATCCTTGGGGTGAAGACACAGCACTGGCCATGCCAAGCATCAGCAATCAGCAATCAGCATGGGTTGGGGTGGACATAGATTTTAATGTGATGAGAGGATCCTCCCAGGTGAAATTACCCACCAGAGGATTAAAACACTTTGGTTCCTCTTCCTGTAGATAGGTGTATTGTCACTTTCCACATCCTCCAGAAAGCAAAGGACATCGACATTCTATAACCATCAATCACATCACTTCCATTCATACTATCCAACATTCACTAACAGCTACAttttgagtgtctactatgtgtaTGGAAGAAATACAGTTCTTGTCCTAAAATGAATTCAATGAAAGGGAAAAATGCCATATACACTTATCCTCCCTCTCCCCATTTTAATGCTTTATAAGAGAGAGGAATGTTTCTTCTAAAGATGTAACTGTAAGTAGCAAATGTCtataaattatcattaaaaatGGCTATCTCATGTAAATTCCCCCAAAATCACTCCTCACTGGGCTCGGAGTGAATAATTTTCCACAACAATAAATAGATTGTGGACAGCAAAATTTTACCCTGATATTTGTATATGTTAAGTATGAAACCTGTATTACAAACATTTTAGTAAAGGAAGCATTCTGAAGTAGGTGGCAATGCAACAATAGTCTTAGAAATAATGATTGCCGGTGCCTATTTTCCAGTTTCTTCAGTtaataaaaaaagtatttatggagtcagaagaaaaatgacaaagaGCTAGACATACATGATCATTACAAGGAATCTCGCTTCCCCCTTCCCAGCAACAAGGAAAAATGATTCATCAGGCATCACaaatgaatggggaaaaactaaaaAGGAAGATGTAAACAAATGAGGacaagtttttcttctttagaagaAGAACAATATCTCAAACAAAAAGATTCCAAGGGGAATTGCTGTGGAAATTTATCAAACTGAGCTGTGTCAGTGACAAATTAGGTGCATATTGTTCTTTTACAACCTTAGATCCAGTTGCAGAGTCCTGGCATTGCTGGACTTTACAAATTGCAGTGTCAGGAACTTGCTGCTTGGTGGACATGATAAGCAGCTCAAAGGTTATCTAACAGTAATGTATCACTTTGTCACGTTTCATAGTGTTTGCTGTAATAAACTGATTCACTACCTGTGCGTTGCTTTTACTAAGAATAATAAAACTTAACTATCTTTCTGGATCATTCTGATTTGATGTTCTGCTAAAAACATGAGTTCTTTTCCTGAAAACTAAAATCAAGTGTTAATTACTTATGCTATTCCTACAATGTCAGGGGATTCAGGAAGAGGATGAAAAAACTGATTAAAATACCTGGAACGAGCTCCTAGGAGCCCTGAGAGTGAATATCTCTCATATATCTCATAAATATAGAGAGAAGAGGGGCAAAAGAGGGGAGAAAAGAAGTATCAGGTGTGGCCCTCAGAGCTAGGGGATGTTGAGGAACAGGGTTTGCTCTGTTTTAAGATAAAGTAAAGGTGCCAAAAGCAGAAAGAGTATTTCTGTCTCCCTTCTAACAAAATAGAGCTGACcgccgggcatgggggctcacacctgtaatcccagcactttggaaggctgagatgggcgaatcacctgaggtcaggagttcgaggccaggctggccaatatggtgaaaccccatctctactaaaaatacaaaaattacccaggcgcggtggcacatgcctgtagtcccagctactcgggaggctgaggcaacagaattgcttgaacccgggaggtggaggttgcagtaagcagagttctcaccaatgcactccagcctgggcaagaaagcaagactccgttttaaaaaaaaaaaaaaaaatagagctaaagaggccaggcatggtggctcacgcctgtaatcccagcactttgggaggccgaggtgggcagatcacaaggtcaggaaatcgagaccatcctggccgacatggtgaaaccccctctctactaaaaatacaaaaaaattagccaggcgtggtggcgggcgcctgtagtcccagctactcgggaggccaaggcaggaggatggtgtgaacctgggaggtggagcttgcagtgagccaagatcgtgccactgcactccagcctgggtgacagagcgagactctgtctcaataaataaataagtaaataaagctaAAAAGCCAAGATCCAAGCATAGCCAGAAAGACAATAAAAGACAGACAAATATGATTTTCAAACAGGACAGAATCAATTACTGGGGAATTGAGACTGTCCTCAGAATCACTCTGGATGATTCTGGGGGAAAATAGGGTTACTGGAATGATTTGAGGGGGCACTGTAGCACAGTGAGATTGATGGACTTTGAAATCAAACCTATCTGGTTTTAAATCCTGTTACTATTACTTTTTAACCATGTGACTGTAGGCAAGTTGCTTTACATGTGCCATATAATAGCAATGATAATGCTAATGATAATATTAAGTATTTATTACATGGTAGAAATCAGACTAAGCGTTTTGTATACACCATCTCACTTAATTCTTACTGCgatattatgcatattttattatcACTGTTTTTCAAATCCATTGTTTTAACCACTCAACCACGACTACGTGCCTCATCCCTGTTTTTCAGATGAAGGAACTGACACTCAAATATGCAGAGTAACTTGTCTTTCAGAATGAAACAAGATTGGTGAAAGGAGTTGACCTAGAACTCTATTTACTCTCCCCAGGCTTTACTCAACACACTTACATTAGATTTTTATCAGGTATGTATATTtaagaacaacaaagaaaaacacttGCTATATTCGCTATgacattctcattttatttacagCTCTATTTTTAAGACTATTCATTTAATTAAGACTTTGTAAGAATgtgaagtttcaggatataaaagtGTTGACTGAGCCACATCCCCTTGTGTGAAAAACCAGATTTGTGAAAAtccaaatgcatttttatttactattgaCCTTATGGGAATAGAAGTATAACTAGAAACAAACCAAGCAAATTTACTAATGACTCTACTCAGCTGGGAGCATTAGCTAGGGTTCTATGTCCTAAGTCTTTGACCTGGCTTTGTTACTATAAGATTATAATCTCCTTCTAGGCAAGGACCATCCATGTTATTTATGTTTGTCTCATCTACAATACATACTATAGCTCCTATCACAGAATGAATGgtcaataaaacaataaaatatttttacttatctGGGCTCTGGTTTCTGGAGGATTGGACTTGAATCATTGTTAAGGTCCCTTCCTAAGACCCAGTTGTGATCTTAGATCCAGTTAAGGTCTAACATTATAACAGTCTATTTATATACTGGATTCAATATCAATTCTAGTATGTACATGTAAATCTGAAATTGTGCTGTGTCCATGACTCTCCTTATAAACCACAAAGTTCCAGGTTATATAAAATTAGCACTTTATAACTGCTTTTTATGATCATGCTAGTAACTTTAATAGATATAGCACTTTCTAGCATGTAAACCACTAGGTATATTCTCTGATTTTGTCTTCTCATCATTAcactatttaagaaaatattgtcATCATTTTCCTTATGTGACCTGCTCAAAGACACAGCTAACAAATACCAGAGCCTGAGACCGGAAACCAAAACCAAGAGTCTTAGTTTAGTGCTCTATTAAAACACACATCACATTATCAacttcatcaccatcaccatcatcaccatcactatcactatcaccatcattattatcaCTACCAtcataaaattgaccatataacTAACATATCTACTTCTAGGCTGTGGCTAGACACTAAATCTAGTAGAGACATTATTGTGAAGTATATGCAGTTCGTCTTGGTTGCCTTCCCACTTGTTCTGGTCCCTGATTGTTgccccaaattttaaaaatcacttctcCAAGTTTTTTCCTTCAACGAATCTCTCATTTCCACAAACTGCTATTCTCAACTAGAGGGCAATAAAGAAGCAACCTCTTCTAGGTACTTCACAAAGAGGTGGCAGCTGTAATGGTGTGCTACATCTGGCTGGTATGGCTTTTCAAGGGCTGATTGCTAAATACTCAGAATTTTTCAGCCTTGATGGGAaactggcaaatgctacaaatcagggtaTTTTTTAGATAGAGAGCTGGTTAACCAATTCACCACTATTGTGGTGACCAGTAGACCTCATAGGAttacttgcattttaaaaaagtgtttattcAGCATGGTAGTGGcatcaaaacagacacatagaccaatggaacagaacagcaaggatagaaataaatccatgcatttatggCCAGCAGATCTTCAACAAAGGTGGCAAGAACACACAATGAGGAAagaacaatctcttcaataaaaggtgttaggaaaactggatatctagatgcaaaagaatgaaactggattgtTGTCTCACgccaaatacaaaaatcaactcaaaatagattaaagaattaaacataagacctgaaactgtaaaactactagaagaaaacataggagaaaagctccatgacattggtctgggtaatgaccccaaaagcacaaaaacaaattcaaaaatagacaaatggaatttacatcaaaataaaacatttctgcacagcaaaggagttaatatccaaaaatacataagaaactcaaacaactcaataacaagaaaacaaataacccaatttaaaaatgggcaaggatgtgaatagaaaattttcaaaagaagacatacaaatggccaacaggtacatgaaagaATGCTCAATACCActatcaccagggaaatgcaaatcaaaaccacaataagataccacctcatacctgttaaaatacctattatcaaaaagacaaaacatagcaagcgttggtgaggatgtggaggaaagggaaccctgGTACACTACTgcagggaatgtaaattagtacagccattatggaaaacagtatggaagttcctcaaaaaataaaaaataaactaccatatgatccagcagtcccactctgagtatatacccaaaagaattgaaaccaTTATATCAAAGAAATTTCTGCACTTTTACGTTCAacccagcactattcacaacagctaaggtatggaatcaacctaagtgtccatcaatgaatgaatggataaagaaaatgtggtacgatgaaatactattcagccttcaaaaagaaggaaatcctgacatTTGTGACAATACCGATGAACCTGAAGAACAGTATGCTAAATGaggtaagccaggcacagaaagacaaatgtcacatggtctcatttatttgtagaatctaaaaaagttgaatttatacaagcagagagtagaatggtggttgccaggagctggcgTGGGTggggggagatgttggtcaaagacaCAAAGTTTCTCTTAGACAAAACGAATAAGTTTGGGCAATCTACTGTACAGCatgatgactacagttaataattaTGTACtgcatacttgaaaattgctaagagagtagatcttaaatgctTGCCCCCTAAATTAAGTATGTGATCTCCTCCCCTAAAATAAGTATGtgaagtgatgaatatgttaattatttgatttagccatttcataatatatacatatatcaaaacatcaccttatataccataaatatatacaacttttatttgTTAACACcaccttaataaaataaaacaagcatttaataaaatccaaGCAATGAGCTGGTGAATTGGAGAAGTTTCTACAGTATGATGGAAAATACCAAGATATTTTCCACAATATCTTGGTGGAAAAGAGATCCTTTCCCAGCACCTCTTAATCATAGCAATAGGTTAAGCTGATCTTGGATAATAATAATTACTGTTTATTTACTGCACACTATATCCTAGGTACTTTATACACATTTATGTCAGTCAATCCTCATGAAAGCCCTGTGAAACATCATCTCCCTGTTGCAGAGGGAGAAACTGAGATCCCTGGAAATCAGGTGACTCAACTAAGATTATATAGGTAAAGGGAATAGCTGGTATTTGAGTTTACCTAGTCTGGGCTCCATTGGTTGCATACTTGCCACTCAGTGTCCCTGAATAACTAATATAATGGTGTTATTGGCAAAGATAACAGAATTGCTAAAGCTTTGCTGAGAAATTTCCTCAATAgtaagtttaaatatatatatatgtgtgttagaTGACTCTGGCACTCTTCTCCATAGAAGCAGAATGGTGACTTAGATAATCCCATGGTCCTTCCAGGTCTTCTAAGTTTAAGATTCTgtaccacacacatatacaccatggaatactatgcagccataaaaaaggatgagtttgtgtcctttgtagggacatggatgcagctagaaaccatcattctcagcaaactatcgcaagaacagaaaaccaaacaccacatgttctcactcataggtgggaactgaacaatgagatcacttggactcaggaaggggaacatcacacaccggggcctattatggggaggggggaggggggagggattgcattctgagttttacctgatgtaaatgacgagttgatgggcgctgacgagttaatgggtgcagcacaccaacatggcacaagtatacatatgtaacaaacctgcacgttacgcacatgtaccctagaacttaaagtgtaattttaaaaaaaaaaagattctgtacCACAAAAACTATGTTCATTATTACCTAATGTATGGGTTAGATTGTTGAACATTCCTTTGACCGTCTTCCTTGAAACTAAAGGTTTTGGGGGCAACTTCTATCTTTTCTATGATTAGAAAGGGCTTTCACTGCAATTTTCAGGGCTCTCCCCACTTCAGACTGCACCCTCTCCTCACATTTGAAAGAACATTTTGTCCAGGAGAAACCCACCACAAATTGTGTCAAACTTAAAACACAACAAACAATTTATCTTCAGAAGGTTGTCATAATTTTCCTGATTATATTTGCTAATTATCGACGCTCTCCCGGTTTACACAAGAGATTTGTCCATCTGCTTTCCCAGTTTGAACATGAAATAAATTTGTGAAGGCAAGTTTGTGACAACAGCTTCACTTCTCCCAGGCAACAAATTATGATGCTACACACTCAATTATTATATTACTGCAGAATCTGCTCAGAAGGAAAGAGATAGCTAATCTCAGCACAAACTAGCTGAAAGACCAGCAAATGGCAAGATCATAAAATAACAGTAACAGctaacacttactgagcactCACTGTGTGCCAGATACCACTCTAAGCACTCTATGTATTAACTCTTTTTATCCCACCAAGTTAATTATTTCCAGTACGCCTCACTGTCACTCTAGAAAAGTTATCTATTCGCAAACAGTAAAGATAAACTTGACCAGCTTGACTCTAACACCACAAATTATATTCTCCTAAGCTCAGTTTCCCTGACTTATTGTGCTTCCTGATATCCATACAGTTAACAGATTATATACAAGGGCAGAATCTAAGAGATAAATACATTGGGTCTAAGCAATCTATCTCCAGAGTCCATTCTTCTAACTCCTACACTATATTGTACAAGTGAGGAAATTAGAAACCAAGTAGATGGAGTGAATTCACTAACGTTACAGTTGTTAGAACACAGAATCACAGCATCTCAAgattaatataaaacaaaaatattaaacacagGTATTCAAGCATTGCATGAGaatatttctcaatattttcaaaagaaaaaccaaaacgaACATCTTGTACCAAGTCTCTTTACATTACATGTCATGCCAAGATCATCAAGAAAATCAGGTAAGTGTAACTGGATCCTAATCTTTGAATTTAATTTGAGGACTAGACACAAACCATATTTATTTCATAGCGTTTTACTTATCATTTGTGAATAAAATGACAAAGCCCaagatttaaaattattaccTTCTGTTAGTTACTAaggtgaaatatggaaagtaGTAAACTTCAAGAGAAGCATTTAGTCAAACACATACTTAGCCAAACACATCCCACATGTCCCATGTAGGAACCGACACTTTTAAAAACCATGTCCCTGTTATTTTCAAATGCATGTCACTGTAATTATCACTTACCAGAATTCCTCTTCCTTAGTATCAGAAAGAAAGGTTTACAAGCATTAAAGTCTAGTGAAAAGTTGAGGATTTTTCCCACTTCTCCCCTGGATTAGAGGTACTGGTTAACAAAATCATGCTGAGAAATCCTGTCTCCTCTTCTTCTCCACTACCTCAGTAACTTCCCCACAGGTCTTAAATTCCCTCTTGAAGCAGTATCAATAATTTAGACATTGCAGTTTGCAAGTGCCCCCAGAATCTAAGTAAATGAACTCAAGAAGTGAAACTCTAcctataaattattaaattgaaaGCTCTCAAACTCAATGAATTAGAATAACGTATTTATTAAAATGCATCCCTTCAGAGATTCTAATTTAGTGGGTTTGCAGTAGGGCCAAGGAACCTACATGTTAAACAAGTattccaggtgattctggtgcTGAGAGTTGATTTAAAGGCCACGAGCAACACAGCTCTATTCAATATCATAGGCACACAAGGGATGAGTGTCCATCAAAGGGAGGGAAGTATAACAGTACAAAAGCATCTGGGACAAGATGGTAGTCCGCATGCACTGGGCTAACAAGAGGTAAGCCAAGGTAGGGAGGCATGGAACTATGAAACTGCTGGCATTTGGATGTGGATGACTACCAAAGATTAACTCTGCCTACCCAAAAAGTCTGTTTAGCTCCTTATACCCAGCTTACAAAATCACAACACAGATATTAAAATTAAGCCTGGATATGAAACATTTATGTGGTAcagaatagaaggaaaggtagtcGTGGAAGGAGCCTAGTTAAGTAAGGGACATTGGACTCTCAAATATATCTGAAGACAAGAGCATAAgtgatatttttgaaaatcacCAATTTTTTCAAAGTTTCAAATTTAAGGCATCATCTTCAGCCAGAGGAAAATCTTCTCCTGATTTGTCTAAGTCATGAGGAAATAAGAAAATGCTCTTTCAATCACTCCTTTTAAATATCTTACCTTCTACGTTGCCAGATCCCTGATAAAATCAGTAGTGTAATTGCAACTATGACGATGCAAAATATCACACCAAATATAATAATCCAGATGGGCACAGATGGGTCCATGGGTGGTGCAAGTGTGGAAGGGATTTTCAAAAATTCCAGAGTTTGGTCATTTAGAAAGAAAGCACCGTTGATCCGGTTCTTGTTCATTCTAAAATGcaatgataattaaaaataaacaaaataagacagaaaaaaaaaactattaagacAAAGTACAAACCTGTTTCTCCATGATTATAAACATCTCTATAAACAAAGCATCCTCTTGGCAGGAGACTTCAAGTTGACTGGAAAGTTTGCTGAGGGCAATCATGCCACCGTTTCTCTTAAGTTACAACGCTAGCTGCCAGAGGGATGCCCATGTATCCAC harbors:
- the CLTRN gene encoding collectrin precursor gives rise to the protein MLWLLFFLMTAIHAELCQPGAANAFKVRLSIRTALGNKAYAWDTSEEYLFKAMVAFSMRKVPNREATEISHVLLCNVTQRVSFWFVVTDPSKNHTLPAVEVQTAIRMNKNRINGAFFLNDQTLEFLKIPSTLAPPMDPSVPIWIIIFGVIFCIVIVAITLLILSGIWQRRRKNKEPSEVDDAEDKCENMNTIENGIPCDPLDMKGGHINDAFMTEDERLTPL